ATTTTACCTAGTACACCGTTTACGAACTTGCCGGAATCATCGGTCCCGAAATGCTTAGCCAGATCGATAGCCTCGTTGACAGCTACCTTCGCCGGCACATCATTGGCAAAGATCATTTCAAAGGTGGCCAAACGCAGAATTTGCCGATCTACCCGTGACAGACGACTCATTTGCCAGCCCTTCAAATAGTGCTCAAGAATATCATCAATGGCAACCTTATGCTCCCAGATTCCATTTACATGCTCGACTACATAATGCTTCAGTTGAATTTCGTCTGTAATCACAACTTCGGATTCGTTCTCATCAGAAG
Above is a window of Paenibacillus wynnii DNA encoding:
- the nusB gene encoding transcription antitermination factor NusB; its protein translation is MKRRIAREIIVQSLYQMEMNEVESAEAVEILLQEASDENESEVVITDEIQLKHYVVEHVNGIWEHKVAIDDILEHYLKGWQMSRLSRVDRQILRLATFEMIFANDVPAKVAVNEAIDLAKHFGTDDSGKFVNGVLGKMIQELDTIKESNS